In Pseudomonas sp. R76, one genomic interval encodes:
- the rplU gene encoding 50S ribosomal protein L21 — MSYAVIVTGGKQYKVAPGEYLKIEKLEVATGESVTFDRVLLVANGDDVNIGAPVVAGATVVAEVISQGRHDKVRIIKFRRRKHHMKRMGHRQWYTEIKITGIQA, encoded by the coding sequence ATGTCGTACGCAGTAATTGTTACTGGTGGCAAGCAATACAAGGTCGCCCCAGGTGAATACCTGAAGATCGAAAAACTGGAAGTCGCTACTGGCGAATCCGTTACCTTTGATCGCGTTCTGTTGGTCGCCAATGGCGATGACGTGAACATCGGCGCTCCAGTTGTTGCTGGCGCTACCGTTGTGGCTGAAGTGATCTCCCAAGGTCGTCACGATAAAGTCCGCATCATCAAGTTCCGTCGTCGTAAGCACCACATGAAGCGTATGGGCCACCGCCAGTGGTACACCGAGATCAAAATCACCGGTATTCAGGCTTAA
- a CDS encoding polyprenyl synthetase family protein yields the protein MQPQAFYRAVADDFSAVDGIIKQQLTSKVPLVSKIGDYITSAGGKRLRPLLVLLCGKALGREGDDLRLLAATIEFLHTATLLHDDVVDMSGMRRGRETANAMWGNAPSVLVGDFLYSRSFEMMVELGSMPVMKILSQATRIIAEGEVLQLSKVRDASTTEETYMEVIRGKTAMLFEASTHSAAALCGATVEQSEALRTFGDHLGVAFQLVDDLLDYKGDAETLGKNVGDDLAEGKPTLPLIYTMREGTPEQAALVRKAIQKGGIEDLEAIRAAVEASGSLEYTAQLARDYVARAIKCLDALPASEYRDALVELSEFAVARTH from the coding sequence ATGCAACCCCAAGCTTTCTACCGCGCGGTCGCGGACGATTTTAGCGCCGTCGACGGCATCATCAAGCAGCAGCTGACGTCTAAAGTGCCGCTGGTCTCCAAAATTGGCGACTATATTACGTCGGCGGGCGGCAAACGCCTGCGTCCTTTATTAGTGTTGCTGTGTGGCAAAGCCCTGGGCCGCGAAGGCGATGACCTGCGCCTGCTGGCCGCCACTATCGAATTTTTGCACACCGCCACCTTGCTGCATGACGACGTGGTCGACATGTCCGGCATGCGCCGTGGTCGCGAGACGGCCAATGCGATGTGGGGCAACGCCCCCAGCGTACTGGTGGGCGATTTCCTGTACTCGCGCTCGTTCGAAATGATGGTCGAGCTGGGCTCGATGCCGGTAATGAAGATTCTTTCACAAGCCACGCGCATCATCGCCGAGGGCGAAGTGTTGCAGCTGTCGAAGGTCCGCGACGCCAGCACCACCGAAGAAACCTACATGGAAGTGATTCGCGGCAAAACCGCGATGCTCTTCGAGGCCTCGACCCACAGTGCCGCTGCCTTGTGTGGCGCGACTGTCGAACAGTCCGAAGCCCTGCGCACCTTTGGCGATCACCTGGGTGTGGCGTTCCAACTGGTCGACGACCTGCTCGACTATAAGGGCGACGCCGAGACTCTGGGCAAGAACGTCGGCGACGACCTGGCCGAAGGCAAACCAACGCTGCCGCTGATCTACACCATGCGCGAAGGCACGCCGGAACAGGCTGCCCTGGTGCGCAAGGCGATCCAGAAAGGCGGGATCGAAGACCTGGAAGCCATCCGCGCAGCCGTGGAAGCCTCCGGCTCCCTGGAATACACCGCGCAACTGGCGCGTGACTATGTGGCCCGCGCCATCAAGTGCCTCGATGCCCTGCCTGCCAGCGAATACCGCGATGCGCTGGTTGAGTTGAGTGAGTTTGCGGTCGCGCGTACTCACTGA